The Chitinophaga niabensis genome segment ATAGGTACCCATTTCTACCGGTATACCATTCAGGCAACCATCCCATCGTTTCCGCCAGTCCCGGCACTCGAACATCAATTGCCCCAAACGGTTGTACACCAGGAACTTTAGTTCCTGTGCCTTGTATGCATTCAGGGGATAGAAATAGTCATTCTGCCCATCGTGGTTAGGAGAAAAAGCAGAAGGTACATCAATGTAACAACTGCGTGCTGCTTTAATATACCGGTCCATTGTATCCCTGCAATTCACATTATTGCGAACGATCAGGCGGATGCGGTAATCCTGTTCTTTTGATTGCGGGAAGTAACGCATGGAGAGCGGCCGTTCTCCCATACTGGTTGTACCATTGCCATAATCCCATTCCCAGGTTACTATATTACCGGTACTTTCATTCTCAGGTTTTACTATTTCCATGGGGCAATATGGGCCGGGACTTACAGAGAAGATGGCTTCCAGCTCACTGGTGATCAGGATGGAGGTTGCCACTTTTGCACGGCATACCCCATTGGATACTTCCAGCTGTACCGGCATGTTGCCAAAACTATTAAACACTTTCACAGGCCGTTGTTCAAGACGGACCTCCCCATCTGGCATGGTCCATCTCCAGCTGTTAACATGATTGCTTCCATCATGTACGAAACCCGCAGTGGTTTGTTTACAATTGAACTGCAGGGAAAAAGTAAAATTAGCATTAACGGTATCGGCTGTATTAAAATTGGCTGCCTGCCCCACTGCTGCCATTTGCCAGCATGCTCCCTGTAATGTATTACCATCCGTGCCGCTGGCCGTTTGTACCTGGAAGTTTCCCATTGTGAAAATGGGCGCTGAAAATTTCAGGACCACGGTATCTGTAAATCCATTGGCATTACAAATTCCTGTAGCGCTGGTAATTGTAACAGGCCCTGGGCCCGTAATGATAAAATCACTGCCATCTGCTGCAATAGAACTACATCTTACCGGTATGCTCAAACCTAACTTCACAGATTCAGGTGCGCAACCCGGCAACGCTATACTTCTCAGTAATACCGGAGGTTGTGGTGCCATGCTGAACAACGCTTTTTTTCCCGCCAGCGTTTCCACATGGCAATTACTGGTGATGGTATTACCATCTGTACCTGTTACCAGTGTTACTGTATAATCACCTGCCACCAATATGCGTTGGTCCAGCTTTAATATTACTGAGCGGGTAAGACCATTTGCATTGCAGGTAGTACCGGCAGACTTGATATGCACAAGGGAAGGGCCACTCAATACAAAATCACTGCCATCAGCTGCTATAGCACTGCACCTGATATCATCCGGGAACTCCAGTTCCAGCTGGTCCGGCGCACAGGGTAATATTTTCATCTTTGCCATGCCTACCGGTAATATGGCGGCTACCGTAAAGCGGGTTGTTTCACCTGCCGGTAATTGTTTGCTGCATGCATTCAATAAGGTATTAGCATCTTTCCCTTCCTGCGCCATGATGGTATAAACACCTGGCGTTAATGGTTTATCCAGGTAAAGGATTACAGAGTCCAGATCAAATCCATTTGTACAGGTCACTCCTTTTGCAGACTTAATGATGGGGCCTCCGGGGCCAAACGTAAAATCTCCTCCATCAGCATCCAGGGTGCTGCACAATACTTTCCGGGATAACTTTATGCCAACTGAAAAATTCGCACAGTCATAGGTGGAAGAAACCAATGCAGGCAATACAGGATCTGTAATATCCGCAGTACCTCCGCCAAAGCTCAGTTTATATCCGCTCTGTGAATTCGAAAAATGACTGATCAGCAAAAGATATTCATGCCCTTTTTTTAAGGTGGCCATGGAACTGAACAACTCCTGGCCAAGACCTCCGCATACATCCAATGATCTTCCTGCAGAAGATGCTCCGGTAAGCCCTTTTTCTCCAGACCAGTTCATGGTAAGATATAGATTCGTGTTGTTGTATACTTCGTTGGGATCACGGCCTGTAATATCCCAGATCTGCCAATCATAATCTTCATTCAGATCATTGGGTGTGATGGTAAAGCCAAGTGTACCTTCTGTATAACAAGTGAACTTATACCAGAAAGGATTCTTATCCTGGTGAAGAAAGTCTCCCGCATTATTACAGGTAGGGCCAGGTACACCTCTGTACCCACAAATAGGTACGGATTGTTGTATAAACGTTTGTGATCCACATACAGGAAATGCAGTAGCAGGCGTCTGACCAATTGTCGAACAAGCAGTTTGAGAATAAGCCCGGTAGGTGAAAGCCAGGAGTATCAGCAGGTAAAGGGAACTGTATTTCAACATGTTAATTGCGTGCAGTCTAAAAGACTATGTTGTAAATGTAGACAATAAAAAACTTTTTTTTGAAGAATTGAATATTACCATTTATATTTGTCTACAAGTTTGGTAGACTATTAAAAATCCAACCATGAAAGTACAAACCGAAACGTTCGAAACCAGCCACCATCAATTATTTAGTGATCTCTTCACTTTTTCTGTTGTCATGCGCTCCGGTGCATGCTGTTGTTGTAAATGCTAACACCAACATTCTCACCGTTTTAGATTTTATCTTCCGCTGCACCAACCATTTCCCGGTATAAAAACGGGAGCGGAGTCCTCATGGACCAATAATAACCAATCATTACTTCCCAAAAATTTTGTCATGAACAAAACAGAACAACCCGTGTTTCGTTTCGAAGGAACGATCACTAACCCGCAACTGCAATATTTCCGTAAACACGGTATTATTCAATTCAAAAATTTTGTAGACAGGAATACTGTACAACGTTTTATTCATGAAACAGAGAATGTACAGGACCAATTACTGCGATACGACATCAAAAAAGTAAATGGTATTCCTCTCAAATTTGGCCAGGACGAAACCGGAGCGCCTTTCATCCAGCGTATTGCTTTTGCTTCGCAATACAGCGATACCCTTAGTAATTTCCTCAAAGACAAACGCCTGCAGGCACTCACTCAATTGCTGGCTCCTTATGATGGCCGCATTGGTGAAAATGAAAAAGACGGACTGGTAGTGAATCATTACGTGAACACGGTAGAGAGCCAGTTTAAGCAACTGGGCTGGCATACAGACAGTCCGCGTGATCTCTTCCTGGGTTCACGCATTATGCCCATGCTGAATGTAGGGCTGCATTTAGATGACTGCCCCCTGGAAAATGGTGGCCTGAGAGTATTGCCTGGTACGCATCACCAGGGATTGTTCCGTTTGCTGTTCAGGAAAAAGTATTTTATTGATAACGATCCTGATAAAAAAGAAGTGGGGTTTGATATTGAAGCAGGAGACCTTACTATCCATGATGGCAGGTTATGGCACAGGGTGCAGCAATCACCGTTCTATGGGGAAAAAAGCCGGCGGCGTGTAATGTACATTCCTATCATCACAGGAGCTTATCAACCTAAACATGCGGACAGTCCAACACCATTCTATCATAAGCTGGCACAGCTGGGCTCTTTGAAGAACAGCGGTATTGCTGCTTTCCGTTCAAAGGAGAAAAATATTCCGGAATTAAATTCACTATAATATGCCTTACGCTTTAGTAACCGGCGCCGCCAAAGGAATTGGCAAAGCCATTGCAGCAGAACTGGCTGCAAAGAATTACGGGCTGCTGCTGGTAGACCTTGATGCTCATGGTGTGAATACCACTGCGGCAGAACTGATCGTTACCTACAAAGTACCGGTGCAGGTATTACATCTTGATCTGTCCAAACCAGATGCGGCAGAACAGGTAAAAGTATGGACGGCGGACCATCACAGGGAATTGAGCGTGGTGGTGAACAATGCAGGATATGGTTTGAACGGGCGGTTTGAAGAACTGTCTGTCAGAGACCAGCTCAATATCATTGATGTGAACATCAGGGCACAGGTAGCCATTTCGCATACCTTCATTCCTATCCTTCGCAGTTTTCCCAGGTCATACCTGTTAAATGTGGGTAGTACCACTGCTTTTCAAACGGTGCCCTTTCTGAACATCTATGCAGCGTCCAAGGCATTTGTATTGTCCTTTACCCGGGGTCTCCGTTTTGAATTGCGGCAATCCCCAGTATCTGTCAGTTGCCTGATACCGGGCAGTACGGATACTGATTTTGTGAACAGGGCCGGGATGGGGCTGAAAACCCTCCGTATTGCAGAGCGATTCAATATGACGCCGGAAAAAGTAGCTAAGATAGCAGTGAAGGGATTATTTGCGGGAAAAGCGGAGATCATTCCCGGATTTACCAACAGGCTGAATGGCCTCCTGCCTAAATTTTTCCCGAAGATATTCGTGGAAAAGATAGCGGCGGGGATCTATGAACCGGCACAGTTATCTTCAGACCTGCAGGCAGTTCCGGCGGCTACATAAATTTGTATGTAAGGGTTTTTCATTTTAAATTATTTTGTTATATTTATACTGACATTAGATGAGACGTTGCCATCTGCCCAAACAGTATGAATCACCAGCAAAATTAATTGGAATGCCAGACGAACATAATAAGCCGCGGGACATTATTGATAAGCTCAAGTTACACCCACCACCGGAGGCTGCAGACTATGATCATGGAGAAGGAGGAGATTGCCCGGCCTGCGGGGCTAAGGATGCCAGGCAAAGGGGCTTAACACATTGTGCTTATTGCGGGTATGAGTTTATTAAACCAGAAAAGAGAAAATAATATCAAAGGGCTGTTTCAATTTAACATGAAACAGCCCTTAATATTTTGATTTACAATGGAATAGGAGGATCCTTTTACCTGAAATCCGCCATGGTAGCTTAAACCTTGCTTTATCCTTGCTTCATCCCTGCGCTGTAGCAAGGGTTTAAGCTACGTTAAAGCAAGGATAAAGCAAGGATAAGGTTATTTACCCGCTATTTTTTACGCTCTTGCGCTCAAATACTGATACGTTTTATACCTCAGCCGGGCAATATCTTCTTCCAGTACCGGCTGGTTCGCGTCCTTCCCCATATCATCCCAGATGCGGATACGGATATAGGCATCAAATAAAGGATCACTCTTAAAGGCAGCAGCTTCTTCGGCAGACATGGGGCCTCCCTGGAAACCGAGTGTTTGTTTGCTGGCCTCAGACAAGGTATCATAATAAGCAGGATCGGCATAGGTGAGGTAACGTTTTGCAGCTACGTGGCTGGCTACCAGTTTCGCCATCTTTTCCGGGAAACCCCTTTCCATCAGGTAGCGGCCTCCAAGATCATCGTGCTTCATGGTACCGTATACATGCATCTGCTCTTCGGTTTCAAAGAAATGACCGATATCGTGCAGGAAAGCAGCCAGCACCATTTCATCATCATAACCTTCCTGTTCTGCAATGAGTGCAGCCTGCATCATGTGCATCATCATGGTAACGCTTTCGCCATATTCATGATGGCCGTGCTGCTGGTATAGTTCAAAGATCTCGTCTACGGTTTGTTGGGCTGAATTGGACATATAGTTTGGATTTAGGCGCATCTGCAAATTATGAAATTATTCAGGCAGGATGACGTTATCATATCTTTACTTCATAGATGTTGCAACAGGTAAATGAACGGAACATAGGTATCCTTCCCCCTTTTTTTGGGCATTTATTTTTTTATCCCCACAACATAATATACGCTCCGGCCGGGTCCTGTATCAGTACAAATTCCCCCACGTTACCGCAGCTTCTTTTTTCGCTCATGATCTTACCACCGAGCTTTTCGCATTTGGCAAGACTAAGATCGAGATCCGCCACCTGTATATATACCAGCCATGTGGGAGGCAGGTGTTTATTGCTGCCTTTGTTGTGGCAAACACCAGCAATAACATCACCTGTTTCAGGATTCTTCATAAAATAATCTTCATAATCTCCCATCTGTTGTGTGCCAATTTCCCAGCCTATTACTTCGTGATAGAAATTACTTACCTCTGTAGCATTAGGTACAGTGAGGTCGAGACCAATGAGCATTCCGGGTTGCTTATTCATAAACGGTTTTGTTAATATTGCAAATTAATCATTAACAACGGAACTTGAGTATGGGAAAACGGTCAACTAATTGGTCATTTGTGACAAAAAAATAAGCTATATTGAACCTCACACTGCAGCAACTATATGAAAAAGTTAACCGTATTACTTAGTAAAAAGTACAGACATCTCAGCGTGGCTGCCATACTGGATGTATTTCAAACAGTGAATGCACATTATAAGGCAGCAAACGGAGAACCATTTTTTGACATCACCTTAGTATGCCTTGATGATGATCTTCCATCTACGCCGGTATATGATCTTTATGAACCGGTGTTGCTGAAAGACGCGCCTATCTCAGACCTTGTACTCATCCCTGCGTTCCAGAGCGAAAATGTGAACCTCATGGGAAATGCCGCTTTTATTCCTTACTTACAGGAACAACAGCGGCTGGGGGCTGAAATTGCGAGTTTCTGCACAGGGGCTTTCCTGCTGGCAGCATCAGGCCTGTTGGATAATAAAAAGGCAACTTCGCATGTGATGGCTATCCAGGACCTGGCGATCAAATTCCCCCTGGTAAAGGTGCAACCGGAAGCGGTGGTAACAGATGATGGCGGAATCTACACCAGTGGTGGCGCTACTTCTACTTTCCATTTGCTCCTGCACCTGATTGAAAAATACTGCAGCCGGGAAATGGCTATCATAATAGCGAAAGTATTTGCTATTGACATGGACCGTTACCAGCAATCCTATTTTGCTAACTGGGCGCCTTCCCGCCGCCACCAGGATGAACTGGTTACGGAAGCGCAGACCAGGATGGAAAACCGTTTTAAAGACAGGCTGACTGTGGAAGAAGTGATCCATGATCTGCCGGTGAGCAGAAGGAATTTTATCCGGCGTTTTAAAATGGCCACCGGTATTACGCCGATCGAATATTTACAACGCATAAGAGTAGAGGCAGCCAAGAAATTACTCGAACAGCGGTCCCAGAATATTACGGGCGTGATGATGCATACCGGCTATGAAGATGCCAAGGCTTTCCGGCAGGTGTTCAGGAAGATTGTAGGCCTATCGCCAAAGGAGTACAGGGAGAAATATGCAGGATAAAAATTATAAAGCGGGCCACCTGGATACCAGGTGGCCCGCTACTTTTTATTTAGGCCATTTCTTTGTTACCGGCACTGAATAGAAAGTATCCAATGCTGCCGGTTCCGGTTTGAAATAGGTTACATATGTAAACTCAGATTCAGGTTTCACACCAGCAAGCGAATCTGCATTCAGCTTATTGGGTTCCCACCATACTTCTTTGGTTGCACCAGCCAGGTCAACATACGTCATCTTCACCCCGATGTAATTCTCCGTTGTTCCGATCCAATCCCAGCGCATCAAACCATTACTGCGTTTCACAATATCTTTTGTGATGCGGGGCAGGCAGGACAGCTGGAAGATATCTCCGTAAACATTTGCGATCTTCTCTACTCTTACAGAACGATGCCCTGCATTATCGTATGTGTAAATAGAAAAGGTTTTCACACCTTCCGTCATATTGTTGAGTGTTACCCTTACGGTATCTACACCCTGTGTTCTTGTTACCGGTATTTCCACAGAATCAGCCACACCGTTCCAGAAGATGCGGCATTTGGTGATCTTGGGATCAGAGGTCAATAACCAGCTGAAACCGATCCTTCCTTTACCACCATAATTCTTCACAGAATCAACACGGCCGATATACAATATCTCTCCTCCTTTCAGGAAATCACGATAGGTATCATCCTGTTTTGCACAGGCCAGGAAACAGCATGCAGTGATGAATGCCAGTATTCCGTATTTAATATTCTTCTTCATGTTCATTCATTTTAAAGATTATCTGCTATTCCCCCAAATGGTTACTTCCATCAGGTGAAAAAATCCGCCGGGAGATCCTTCCGCTGCGCCCCATGCTTCGCGCACCCTCCAACGTAAGTAGCGGTAAGATCCTGCATTGAGGGGCACAATGAACTCCTCTCCTGCTTCTGCATACTCTTTATCTTCCTGTGTGGAAATGTATGGTTCTCCGGAAGGTTTAATGGATTCAAATGAACCGATCATCGTCCAGTTGGTCATACTGCCATCTGTTGCCGGTGCATCAGATCCCCACAATTCCCAGCGTTTGGGATTACCGTGGCCATAGAGATAAGTACCTGTACGCTGCCATACTTTAAAGCGGCTCATTTTTGCTTTCACGCCAAGGTCCATGGTAAAGTTGAGTGGAAGTCCCACATTTTGCAGGGTGTGAAACCCTTTGGTCAGGTTATCGTCCCAGAACATCTGGATGGTCCAGCTGCTGCTGTAGTTCTTGGGCTCACTGGGGAAACGCGCATCCCTGAACTTTGTTTTATCCAGCAGTTCTTCATGGATAGGTACGAGTTTAGTGATAAGGGTATCAGAGAAATTATTCCATTTGTCCTTGATAAAGATCCCGAATGTTCTTTCTTCTGCTTTATATCCACGTACAGCAAAGCTGGCGGATTTCCGCTTTGTGTAGAAGTTATCTGAAGAAACCCAATCCCCTGTAGAGTCCCTTGTAATTACACCGATCACGATATTGGTTTCATCATTATTCAGGAATTTGATATTACATCCGCCAAAATCCGGCGCTACTTCCAGGGAATTAAACACCTCTTCCACCGGAGGTGTTAAAGGGTTCACTTTAATGGAAACCGGTTCGGAGGATACTTCGCTTTTATTCACTGCATATAACTTCACCTCGTATTCTTCCGAAGCGGAGAAACCTTCCAGCACGATGTAATTGATATAGAAAGATGATTTGGCTTCCCGGATCAAACCTTTGCGGGGTTCATACACTGCTTTTATATATAACAGGTCCGGGTTATCGGGGATGGAATAAGTGATCTTAGCTGTACCATGCAGGTTTTCCACCTTCAAATTGGAAACAGGTTTGGGTGGTGCACCCCCACCTTCTATCGGGCCGCGCTTTTCATCTGTACAGCCTAATAACAACAGGAAGGCCAGTAATGGTATGATGAATGTTTTCATTTCAATGCTTTTAAGAAATGTTTTAATAACTATTACCAACCCGGGTTTTGCACCAGGTTACGGTTGTTCAGGATCTCCCTTTCCTGTATAGGCCAGAGGTATTCCCGCATGGTGAATGTTTGCATGAATAATACTTTCAGGCGGTAATAAGCCTCTGGTTGTTCCTGGTCGATATCCCATCCGGTGATGGGTTTATTCATTTCAACATGGGCTATTTTCCACCTGCGCAGGTCCCAGAAGCGATGTCCTTCAAAGGCCAGCTCTATCATTCGTTCCTGCTGGATGATCTTACGCAGGCCTTCTTTGGAAGCATACTTTGGTCCTTTGTTTGAATAAGTATCCCAGGATTCTTTCACCCCTTTCAAACCAGCACGTGCACGCACGGAATCGATGTATTCAAATGCCTGGTTAGTGGGGCCGTTGGCTTCATTTTCTGCTTCTGCATATAACAGGTAAAGGTCGGCCAGGCGCATTTCAGGATAAGGGTATTGCTGCATGGTAAAGTTGCCGCTCTTTTCCACCACACTCAGGTAGTGGATCAGCTTCTTGGGCCAGTAGCCGGTGATGGAATAGTTGGTATGACCAGCCTGTGCAGCCATCTGGCTTTTACGGGCCTGTATATACATGGCGGTACTGATATTGGTATTATTATCGTCGGAACTGCCATTACCAAACCATACGCCCCTGTCAAAACCAAGGTTGGCATAAAAACGCTGTTCTCTGTCGAAATGGAGGTAAGCACTTTCCGTACCCTTTTTAATGAGCGCGGAATCTTCCGGCGCCGCTTTTCTCACACTGTACCTTTCCGCATAATTGAACTGGTTATCTTCGTCGATGGGCACCCCATTTTTTGTATAGAACAGTTCTGCCATCTTCTCTGTAGCCGCGTACATCCCTTTAGGGTTACCGCTAACAGAGGTCCAGTTATATAACTTCGGCATGGCAAAACGCTGGAGCTGGTTCACCCTGCTTTGCGTATTTGCCCAGATGATCTCTGAATTCCATTTATCCGTTACTGCCATCCGAATGTCCATCTGCGTTCTGATCTGGGAGTTCATCACCAGGGTATTGATCACCGGCCTGAAACGATATAAGCGCATGCCTGTTTCATGGCAAACATCAATGGCCTGCTTACAGGCGGCTGCTGCTTTCACCCATTTATCAGGATCATATGTGTTAGGGAAGATCTTCGTTCCTTTACCAAAATCAGCATAGTCCGGGTTACCATTGAACAAAGGGCTGGCAGCCATTACAAGCAATTTGGCTTTAAGTGCCAGCGCAATGGGGCGTGTAACCCTGCCCAGTTCCCCCACTTCGTTCTGTATCCGCATCGGCAGATCAACTGCAGCAGTGTCCAGGAGCCTGGAGATATAATTTACGCAGGTATCAAAATGTTCCCTGGGTGTTTTCATTTCCTCCAGCTCGTTCATGACGTCTATGTTCCTTCTTACCAAAGGAATAGGGCCATACATCCTCAGCAGGAAAAAATGATAATAGGCTTTCAGGAATTTCACCTCTGCTATCCAACGGGCTCTTTCATCATCATCAATATCTTTCACCAGGCTTATTTTCTCCAGGAATACATTACAATCCCGGATACCCTGGTACAAAGGTTTTCCTGTTGCCAGCCCGCTCCAGTAATTACTGATGGGATTCACTTTGTTCTGCCCGCCTCTTGCCATGTTCCAGTTGGTAGCGTCAATATCTTTGGAGGGATACATGAACCATATTTCATCCGCTCCCATAAAAGCTACGTTGGTATTAAAATCTCCTGTTGCCGGCATGTAGTTGTAACAGGTGAAGAGATATCGTTCTGCAGTAGAGCGCATAGCAAAAGCATAATCGATGGTAGCAATGTTATCCGGCACTATGTCCAGGTACTTATTACAACCAGCCACCATACCCAGCAATGCGGCGAGTGCTAATATTTTGATCCGTTTCACGGTGATTAGTTTTAAATGTTTAGAAAGACACCATTAAACCAAGGTTGAACACTTTCTGGATAGGATAATCCAATCCTTCTCCTGCCATTTCCACATCCCAGAGTTTGAACTTGCTCCATGTGAGCAGGTTAGTGCCGTTCATATAGATCCTGAAATTGGTCATGCTGTAACGGCGTTGTAATGGTTTAGGCAGTGTGTAACCGATCTCTATGGATTTCAGGCGAAGGAAAGAACCGTCACGCATCCACCAGGTACTGGTCTGTGCATTGTTCGCACTCATCTGTTCACTTAAACGAGGCCATAATGCGTATATGTTCCGGTTGTCCTCAGACCAGTGATCATCTGCGATAGCTTTCATCAGCTGGTTTACAGGCCTTCCGGGAAGTGCTGCTTCCCCGCTATAGTTATATGCTCCAAAAGGACTTACTGCGCCGGGGTTTATCCAGAAAGATTCCTGCGCCATTCCCTGGAAGAACATAGAGAAGTCGAATCCTTTGTAACCGGCCGTTACACCAAATCCGTAAACGATCTCCGGTTTTTCAGGATTACCGATCGGCACTTTGTCCAGATCAGTGATCTCTCCATCTCCGTTCACATCCCGGTATTTAATATCCCCGGCCATATAATCTGTGCTGAAGGTTTGCCTGGGAGAGTTGGCCACATCATGTTCATCCACAAATAATCTTTCTGCAATGAATCCCCATACCTGGTTAGTGCTATAGCCAATTTTGGAGAGATATTTTTCATTGTATTCAGGCTCTTCAAACTTCCTGTATTTGTTGGCACTGAGGGTGAAGTTTCCGCGCAGCCCTACCCAGAAGTTCTGGGAAAAGTGTTTATTTCCATCTATGGAGAAATCCAGCCCCTGGGAAGAAGCTCTTCCCATATTAGCATATGTAGTGGCTTGTAAGCCCATGGAAGCCGGTATGGTTGTACGGGCCATTAAGATGTTATGCCGGTAGTCGTGCCAGAAGTCCGCCTGGATATTAATAGCTTCGAATAAGCCTAATTCAATACCCAGGTTTGTTTTATCCGATGTTTCCCAGGTGATGAAACGGTTATCGTAACGGGAGATAGAAACGCCCTGTTGGGTTAAGGCGTTCTCAAATCCGAACGATGCTCCCTTAGCGCTGTTCTTCATGTTGATGTTAGACAGATAGAAGAAGCGGTCCTGTTTTCTGCCAATGGCATCATTTCCTACCAATCCGTAGGTACCGCGTAGTTTCAGGTTGTTCACCACCCGTTTGAATGGTTTCCAGAAGGGTTCGTTTGAAACCGTCCAGCCCATACCGGCAGAAGGGAAGAAACCAAAACGTTCTGTTTTATAGAAACGCTCAGATCCATTGTAACCAAAATTGAACTCCACAAAATACCTGTCGTCATAACCATATGTTAAACGACCAGATAACCCGGAATTACGGAAAGGCAGGGAGGATTGAATATCTCCGTCAGTTGCTTCCAGTTTGTTACGCATCATGTATACCAGCATACCGCTTA includes the following:
- a CDS encoding T9SS type B sorting domain-containing protein, which produces MLKYSSLYLLILLAFTYRAYSQTACSTIGQTPATAFPVCGSQTFIQQSVPICGYRGVPGPTCNNAGDFLHQDKNPFWYKFTCYTEGTLGFTITPNDLNEDYDWQIWDITGRDPNEVYNNTNLYLTMNWSGEKGLTGASSAGRSLDVCGGLGQELFSSMATLKKGHEYLLLISHFSNSQSGYKLSFGGGTADITDPVLPALVSSTYDCANFSVGIKLSRKVLCSTLDADGGDFTFGPGGPIIKSAKGVTCTNGFDLDSVILYLDKPLTPGVYTIMAQEGKDANTLLNACSKQLPAGETTRFTVAAILPVGMAKMKILPCAPDQLELEFPDDIRCSAIAADGSDFVLSGPSLVHIKSAGTTCNANGLTRSVILKLDQRILVAGDYTVTLVTGTDGNTITSNCHVETLAGKKALFSMAPQPPVLLRSIALPGCAPESVKLGLSIPVRCSSIAADGSDFIITGPGPVTITSATGICNANGFTDTVVLKFSAPIFTMGNFQVQTASGTDGNTLQGACWQMAAVGQAANFNTADTVNANFTFSLQFNCKQTTAGFVHDGSNHVNSWRWTMPDGEVRLEQRPVKVFNSFGNMPVQLEVSNGVCRAKVATSILITSELEAIFSVSPGPYCPMEIVKPENESTGNIVTWEWDYGNGTTSMGERPLSMRYFPQSKEQDYRIRLIVRNNVNCRDTMDRYIKAARSCYIDVPSAFSPNHDGQNDYFYPLNAYKAQELKFLVYNRLGQLMFECRDWRKRWDGCLNGIPVEMGTYAWVLEYTDGESGKKVFRKGTVVLVR
- a CDS encoding phytanoyl-CoA dioxygenase family protein codes for the protein MNKTEQPVFRFEGTITNPQLQYFRKHGIIQFKNFVDRNTVQRFIHETENVQDQLLRYDIKKVNGIPLKFGQDETGAPFIQRIAFASQYSDTLSNFLKDKRLQALTQLLAPYDGRIGENEKDGLVVNHYVNTVESQFKQLGWHTDSPRDLFLGSRIMPMLNVGLHLDDCPLENGGLRVLPGTHHQGLFRLLFRKKYFIDNDPDKKEVGFDIEAGDLTIHDGRLWHRVQQSPFYGEKSRRRVMYIPIITGAYQPKHADSPTPFYHKLAQLGSLKNSGIAAFRSKEKNIPELNSL
- a CDS encoding SDR family NAD(P)-dependent oxidoreductase — its product is MPYALVTGAAKGIGKAIAAELAAKNYGLLLVDLDAHGVNTTAAELIVTYKVPVQVLHLDLSKPDAAEQVKVWTADHHRELSVVVNNAGYGLNGRFEELSVRDQLNIIDVNIRAQVAISHTFIPILRSFPRSYLLNVGSTTAFQTVPFLNIYAASKAFVLSFTRGLRFELRQSPVSVSCLIPGSTDTDFVNRAGMGLKTLRIAERFNMTPEKVAKIAVKGLFAGKAEIIPGFTNRLNGLLPKFFPKIFVEKIAAGIYEPAQLSSDLQAVPAAT
- a CDS encoding HD domain-containing protein codes for the protein MSNSAQQTVDEIFELYQQHGHHEYGESVTMMMHMMQAALIAEQEGYDDEMVLAAFLHDIGHFFETEEQMHVYGTMKHDDLGGRYLMERGFPEKMAKLVASHVAAKRYLTYADPAYYDTLSEASKQTLGFQGGPMSAEEAAAFKSDPLFDAYIRIRIWDDMGKDANQPVLEEDIARLRYKTYQYLSARA
- a CDS encoding VOC family protein; its protein translation is MNKQPGMLIGLDLTVPNATEVSNFYHEVIGWEIGTQQMGDYEDYFMKNPETGDVIAGVCHNKGSNKHLPPTWLVYIQVADLDLSLAKCEKLGGKIMSEKRSCGNVGEFVLIQDPAGAYIMLWG
- a CDS encoding GlxA family transcriptional regulator, yielding MKKLTVLLSKKYRHLSVAAILDVFQTVNAHYKAANGEPFFDITLVCLDDDLPSTPVYDLYEPVLLKDAPISDLVLIPAFQSENVNLMGNAAFIPYLQEQQRLGAEIASFCTGAFLLAASGLLDNKKATSHVMAIQDLAIKFPLVKVQPEAVVTDDGGIYTSGGATSTFHLLLHLIEKYCSREMAIIIAKVFAIDMDRYQQSYFANWAPSRRHQDELVTEAQTRMENRFKDRLTVEEVIHDLPVSRRNFIRRFKMATGITPIEYLQRIRVEAAKKLLEQRSQNITGVMMHTGYEDAKAFRQVFRKIVGLSPKEYREKYAG
- a CDS encoding DUF4998 domain-containing protein — translated: MKKNIKYGILAFITACCFLACAKQDDTYRDFLKGGEILYIGRVDSVKNYGGKGRIGFSWLLTSDPKITKCRIFWNGVADSVEIPVTRTQGVDTVRVTLNNMTEGVKTFSIYTYDNAGHRSVRVEKIANVYGDIFQLSCLPRITKDIVKRSNGLMRWDWIGTTENYIGVKMTYVDLAGATKEVWWEPNKLNADSLAGVKPESEFTYVTYFKPEPAALDTFYSVPVTKKWPK
- a CDS encoding DUF5000 domain-containing lipoprotein: MKTFIIPLLAFLLLLGCTDEKRGPIEGGGAPPKPVSNLKVENLHGTAKITYSIPDNPDLLYIKAVYEPRKGLIREAKSSFYINYIVLEGFSASEEYEVKLYAVNKSEVSSEPVSIKVNPLTPPVEEVFNSLEVAPDFGGCNIKFLNNDETNIVIGVITRDSTGDWVSSDNFYTKRKSASFAVRGYKAEERTFGIFIKDKWNNFSDTLITKLVPIHEELLDKTKFRDARFPSEPKNYSSSWTIQMFWDDNLTKGFHTLQNVGLPLNFTMDLGVKAKMSRFKVWQRTGTYLYGHGNPKRWELWGSDAPATDGSMTNWTMIGSFESIKPSGEPYISTQEDKEYAEAGEEFIVPLNAGSYRYLRWRVREAWGAAEGSPGGFFHLMEVTIWGNSR